The following proteins come from a genomic window of Salvia hispanica cultivar TCC Black 2014 chromosome 4, UniMelb_Shisp_WGS_1.0, whole genome shotgun sequence:
- the LOC125224300 gene encoding pyruvate decarboxylase 1: protein METKIGSLNSCNSASSNDVGCLPSNGVVSSIKPSAVAFNSAEATLGRHIARRLVQIGVSDVFSVPGDFNLTLLDDLIAEPGLNVVGCCNELNAGYAADGYARARGVGACAVTFTVGGLSILNAIAGAYSENLPVICIVGGPNSNDYGTNRILHHTIGLPDFSQEMRCFQTVTCYQAVVNNLEDAHELIDTAISTALKESKPVYISISCNLSAIPHPTFSREPVPFSLTPKLSNKMGLEAAVEAAVEFLNKAVKPVLVGGPKMRFAKACDAFVELADACGYPVAAMPSAKGLVPENHPHFIGTYWGAVSTAFCAEIVESADAYVFVGPIFNDYSSVGYSLLLKKEKAIIVQPDRVVIGNGPTFGCILMKDFLTALAKRVTHNKTAYENYHRIYVGNGHPLKCEPNEALRVNVLFQHIQKMLSGETAVIAETGDSWFNCQKLKLPAGCGYEFQMQYGSIGWSVGATLGYAQAVPEKRVIACIGDGSFQVTAQDVSTMLRCGQNSIIFLINNGGYTIEVEIHDGPYNVIKNWNYTGLVDAICNGEGKCWTTKVRCEEDLIEAIDMATGEKQDCLCFIEVIVHKDDTSKELLEWGSRVSTANGRSPNPQ from the exons ATGGAAACCAAAATCGGTTCATTGAATTCATGCAACTCGGCGAGCTCCAACGACGTCGGCTGCCTCCCTTCCAACGGCGTCGTCTCGTCGATCAAGCCGTCCGCCGTCGCTTTCAACTCCGCGGAGGCGACGCTCGGCCGCCACATTGCGCGGCGGCTGGTGCAGATCGGCGTCAGCGACGTGTTTTCCGTCCCCGGAGACTTCAACCTGACGCTGCTGGACGACCTCATAGCTGAGCCGGGGCTCAACGTCGTCGGCTGCTGCAACGAGCTCAATGCAGGCTACGCCGCCGACGGATACGCCCGTGCTCGCGGCGTCGGCGCCTGCGCGGTCACGTTCACCGTCGGAGGGCTGAGTATTCTCAACGCGATCGCCGGCGCCTACAGCGAGAATCTCCCGGTGATTTGCATCGTCGGAGGTCCGAACTCGAACGATTACGGCACCAATCGGATCCTGCATCACACCATCGGGTTGCCGGATTTTAGCCAGGAGATGCGTTGCTTCCAAACCGTAACCTGCTATCAG GCTGTGGTGAATAATTTGGAGGATGCGCATGAGTTGATTGACACGGCGATATCAACCGCGCTCAAGGAGAGTAAGCCGGTGTATATAAGCATCAGCTGCAATTTATCGGCGATTCCGCATCCAACGTTTAGCCGTGAACCAGTACCATTTTCACTCACCCCTAA ATTGAGCAATAAAATGGGTCTGGAAGCAGCTGTAGAAGCGGCAGTGGAGTTCTTAAACAAGGCGGTGAAACCGGTGCTGGTGGGAGGGCCAAAAATGCGTTTCGCAAAAGCTTGCGATGCTTTCGTGGAATTGGCGGATGCTTGTGGCTATCCTGTTGCAGCAATGCCGTCAGCGAAAGGGCTGGTACCGGAGAACCACCCTCATTTTATCGGTACATACTGGGGCGCAGTGAGCACAGCGTTCTGTGCGGAGATTGTTGAATCAGCTGATGCTTACGTCTTTGTTGGACCCATCTTCAACGACTACAGTTCAGTAGGCTACTCTCTGCTTCTCAAGAAGGAGAAGGCGATCATAGTGCAGCCTGATCGCGTGGTCATCGGTAATGGGCCTACGTTTGGGTGTATTCTGATGAAGGATTTCTTGACAGCCCTTGCCAAGCGTGTCACGCACAATAAAACTGCTTATGAGAACTACCATAGGATTTATGTTGGCAATGGACATCCTCTGAAATGTGAGCCTAACGAGGCATTGAGGGTTAATGTTCTGTTTCAGCATATTCAGAAGATGCTGTCTGGGGAGACGGCTGTCATTGCTGAAACAGGGGATTCTTGGTTTAACTGCCAGAAGCTCAAATTGCCAGCAGGATGTGG GTATGAGTTCCAGATGCAATATGGGTCAATTGGTTGGTCTGTTGGTGCAACTCTTGGCTATGCTCAAGCTGTGCCGGAGAAGCGTGTCATTGCCTGCATCGGCGATGGTAGCTTTCAG GTGACGGCGCAGGATGTGTCAACGATGCTTCGGTGTGGGCAGAATAGCATAATCTTCTTGATAAACAACGGCGGGTACACCATTGAAGTGGAGATCCACGATGGGCCTTACAACGTGATCAAGAACTGGAACTACACCGGTTTGGTTGATGCCATATGCAATGGGGAAGGGAAGTGCTGGACTACTAAG GTTCGGTGCGAGGAAGATCTTATTGAAGCGATTGACATGGCGACAGGGGAGAAACAAGACTGCTTGTGTTTTATTGAGGTGATAGTTCACAAGGACGATACGAGCAAGGAGCTTCTAGAATGGGGATCGAGGGTCTCTACTGCTAATGGTCGCTCACCAAATCCCCAGTAG